A window of the Bradyrhizobium diazoefficiens genome harbors these coding sequences:
- the sdhA gene encoding succinate dehydrogenase flavoprotein subunit: protein MAPETNGKGNGAPATNGKAYPIEDHTYDVVVVGAGGAGLRAVVGCSEAGLRTACITKVFPTRSHTVAAQGGISASLGNMHKDDWRWHMYDTVKGSDWLGDQDAIEYMVRNAPDAVYELEHWGVPFSRTEDGKIYQRPFGGMTMDYGKGQAQRTCAAADRTGHAMLHTMYGQSLRHAAEFFIEFFAIDLIMDDQGTCRGVIALKLDDGTLHRFRAQTVILATGGYGRAYASCTSAHTCTGDGGGMVLRAGLPMQDMEFVQFHPTGIYGSGCLVTEGARGEGGYLVNSEGERFMERYAPSAKDLASRDVVSRAMTIEIREGRGVGKKKDHIFLHLDHLDPAVLAERLPGISESAKIFANVDVTREPIPIVPTVHYNMGGIPTNYHGEVLTKKDGDDNAIIPGLMAIGEAACVSVHGANRLGSNSLIDLVVFGRAAALRLADKLTPNAKQPELPANSAELALGRLDHYRYASGGTPTAKLREGMQHVMQNNCAVFRTGDILSEGQNLIEKVHNGITDIAVSDRSLVWNSDLVETLEFDNLISQAVVTMNSAANRTESRGAHAREDFSARDDKNWMKHTLAWLDDSGKVKIEYRPVHDYTMTNDVQYIPPKARVY, encoded by the coding sequence ATGGCCCCTGAGACGAATGGCAAGGGCAACGGCGCTCCCGCCACCAACGGCAAAGCCTATCCGATCGAAGACCACACCTATGACGTCGTCGTGGTCGGCGCCGGCGGCGCGGGCCTGCGCGCCGTGGTCGGCTGCAGCGAGGCCGGTCTTCGCACCGCCTGCATCACCAAAGTGTTTCCGACCCGCTCGCACACGGTTGCGGCGCAGGGCGGCATCTCCGCTTCGCTCGGCAACATGCACAAGGACGACTGGCGCTGGCACATGTACGACACCGTGAAGGGGTCGGACTGGCTCGGCGACCAGGACGCGATCGAATACATGGTGCGCAACGCGCCCGACGCGGTCTACGAGCTCGAGCATTGGGGCGTGCCGTTCTCGCGCACCGAGGACGGCAAGATCTATCAACGCCCGTTCGGCGGCATGACCATGGACTACGGCAAGGGCCAGGCGCAGCGCACCTGCGCCGCCGCCGACCGCACCGGCCACGCCATGCTGCACACGATGTACGGCCAGTCGCTGCGCCACGCGGCCGAGTTCTTCATCGAGTTCTTCGCGATCGACCTGATCATGGACGACCAGGGCACCTGCCGCGGCGTCATCGCGCTCAAGCTCGACGACGGCACACTGCACCGCTTCCGCGCCCAGACCGTGATCCTCGCGACCGGCGGCTACGGCCGCGCCTACGCCTCCTGCACCTCGGCGCACACCTGCACCGGCGACGGCGGCGGCATGGTGCTGCGCGCCGGCCTGCCGATGCAGGACATGGAGTTCGTTCAGTTCCACCCGACCGGCATCTACGGTTCGGGCTGCCTCGTCACCGAAGGTGCGCGCGGCGAAGGCGGCTATCTCGTCAACTCCGAGGGCGAGCGCTTCATGGAGCGCTACGCACCGTCCGCAAAGGATCTGGCGTCACGCGACGTCGTCTCGCGCGCGATGACCATCGAGATCCGGGAGGGGCGCGGCGTCGGCAAGAAGAAGGACCACATCTTCCTTCATCTCGACCATCTCGATCCCGCGGTGCTCGCCGAGCGCTTGCCGGGCATCTCCGAATCCGCAAAGATCTTCGCCAATGTCGACGTGACGCGCGAACCGATCCCGATCGTGCCGACCGTGCACTACAACATGGGCGGCATCCCCACGAACTATCACGGCGAAGTCCTGACCAAGAAGGACGGCGACGACAACGCCATCATCCCCGGCCTGATGGCGATCGGCGAAGCCGCGTGCGTCTCCGTGCACGGCGCCAACCGCCTCGGCTCCAACTCGCTGATCGACCTCGTCGTGTTCGGCCGCGCCGCGGCGCTACGCCTCGCCGACAAGCTGACGCCGAACGCCAAGCAGCCCGAGCTGCCGGCGAACTCGGCCGAGCTCGCGCTCGGCCGTCTCGACCATTACCGCTACGCCTCAGGCGGCACGCCGACCGCAAAGCTGCGCGAAGGCATGCAGCACGTGATGCAGAACAACTGCGCGGTGTTCCGCACCGGCGATATCCTGAGCGAAGGCCAGAACCTGATCGAGAAGGTCCACAACGGCATCACCGACATCGCGGTGTCCGATCGTTCGCTGGTGTGGAATTCGGATCTCGTCGAGACGCTGGAGTTCGACAACCTGATCTCGCAGGCGGTGGTGACGATGAATTCGGCCGCCAACCGCACCGAGAGCCGCGGCGCCCATGCCCGCGAGGACTTCTCCGCGCGCGACGACAAGAACTGGATGAAGCACACGCTGGCCTGGCTGGACGATTCCGGCAAGGTCAAGATCGAGTACCGTCCGGTTCACGACTACACCATGACCAACGACGTGCAGTATATCCCGCCCAAAGCTCGCGTGTACTAA
- the sdhD gene encoding succinate dehydrogenase, hydrophobic membrane anchor protein: MSTSDTPKRSMRTPLGRVRNLGAAHSGTSDFWRQRLTAVAMTLLMIPVLVIIMMLLGRNQAGAKQILGSLPVAIIMVLFIVASAWHMKIGMQVVIEDYVHNEKLKLVSIMLNNFFAAAVALASIYAILQLSSGV; encoded by the coding sequence ATGAGCACATCCGATACGCCGAAGCGCAGCATGCGCACCCCACTCGGCCGCGTCCGCAATCTGGGCGCTGCGCATTCCGGCACATCCGACTTCTGGCGCCAGCGCCTCACCGCCGTCGCCATGACGCTGCTGATGATCCCGGTGCTGGTGATCATCATGATGCTGCTCGGCCGCAACCAGGCCGGCGCCAAGCAGATCCTCGGCTCGCTGCCGGTCGCCATCATCATGGTGCTCTTCATCGTCGCCAGCGCCTGGCACATGAAGATCGGCATGCAGGTCGTGATCGAGGACTACGTCCACAACGAGAAGCTGAAGCTGGTCTCGATCATGCTCAACAATTTCTTCGCGGCCGCGGTTGCGCTCGCCTCGATCTACGCGATTCTCCAACTTTCATCCGGAGTGTAA
- the sdhC gene encoding succinate dehydrogenase, cytochrome b556 subunit produces MTARIERPLSPHMQVYRWTLTMALSIVHRATGIALYVGTLLLAWWLVAAASGPAAYANVQAFTGSIIGRLIVFGYTWALMHHMLSGIRHLVWDLGYGFKANEREALTWGALIGGIALTVLIWIIAYATGGGR; encoded by the coding sequence ATGACCGCACGGATCGAACGACCGCTTTCACCACACATGCAAGTGTACCGCTGGACGCTCACGATGGCGCTGTCCATCGTCCATCGCGCCACCGGTATCGCCCTCTATGTCGGAACCCTGCTGCTGGCCTGGTGGCTGGTTGCGGCGGCCTCGGGCCCGGCCGCTTACGCCAACGTCCAGGCCTTCACTGGCAGCATCATCGGCCGCCTCATCGTGTTCGGCTACACCTGGGCGTTGATGCACCATATGCTGAGCGGCATCCGGCACCTAGTGTGGGACCTCGGCTACGGCTTCAAGGCCAATGAGCGCGAGGCCCTGACCTGGGGCGCGCTGATCGGCGGTATCGCGCTGACGGTGCTGATCTGGATCATCGCCTACGCGACCGGAGGTGGACGATGA
- a CDS encoding sulfite exporter TauE/SafE family protein, translating to MIAGLDIKELVELALLLIAVGALSGILAGVFGIGGGAILVPVFYECFRIAGVPLEVRMPLCVGTSLAVIIPTSIRSFQAHYKRGAVDMSILRVWWLPILIGVVAGSVAARYAPERLFKIVFVCVAYSAATRLIFARETWKLGDDLPEGPLMRIYGFCVGILSTLMGIGGGLFSNLLMTFYGRPIHQAVATSSALAVLISIPGALGYIYAGWPAAATYPSVAALQIPFALGYVSLIGAVLVMPMSLVTAPLGVTAAHAMSKRTLEVAFGCYLFIVGSRFVMSLLGGQ from the coding sequence GTGATTGCAGGTCTTGATATCAAGGAGCTGGTCGAGCTCGCGCTGCTGCTGATCGCGGTCGGCGCGCTCTCGGGAATCCTCGCCGGCGTGTTCGGCATCGGCGGCGGCGCGATCCTCGTGCCGGTGTTTTACGAATGCTTCCGCATTGCCGGTGTGCCGCTCGAGGTGCGCATGCCGCTGTGCGTCGGCACCTCGCTTGCGGTGATCATCCCGACCTCGATCCGTTCGTTCCAGGCACATTACAAGCGCGGCGCCGTCGACATGTCGATCCTGCGCGTGTGGTGGCTGCCGATCCTGATCGGCGTCGTCGCCGGCAGCGTGGCCGCGCGCTACGCGCCGGAGCGGCTGTTCAAGATCGTGTTCGTCTGCGTCGCCTATTCGGCCGCAACGCGTCTCATCTTCGCACGCGAAACCTGGAAGCTCGGCGACGACCTGCCGGAAGGCCCGTTGATGCGCATCTACGGCTTCTGCGTCGGCATTCTCTCGACCTTGATGGGCATCGGCGGCGGATTGTTCTCGAACCTGCTGATGACCTTCTACGGCCGGCCGATCCATCAGGCGGTGGCGACGTCATCCGCGCTCGCCGTGCTGATCTCGATCCCCGGCGCGCTCGGCTACATCTATGCGGGCTGGCCCGCGGCTGCGACTTATCCGAGCGTCGCGGCGCTGCAAATCCCGTTCGCGCTTGGTTACGTCTCACTGATCGGTGCCGTGCTGGTGATGCCGATGAGCCTTGTCACTGCGCCGCTCGGTGTAACAGCCGCGCATGCGATGTCGAAGCGCACCCTCGAAGTGGCATTCGGCTGTTATCTGTTCATCGTCGGCAGCAGGTTCGTGATGAGCCTGTTGGGCGGCCAGTAG
- a CDS encoding malonate--CoA ligase, with amino-acid sequence MKHAANANLFSRLFDGLDTPARLAIETQDGVHISYGELIARAGQMANVLVARGVRPGDRVAVQVEKSVANIVLYLATVRAGAVYLPLNTAYTLNELDYFIGDAEPSLVVCDPAKAEGLAPIAAKVRAKVETLGADGKGSLTDAAETASSEFTTVPRTNDDLAAILYTSGTTGRSKGAMLTHDNLASNSLSLVAYWRFTDKDVLIHALPIYHTHGLFVATNVTLFSRASMIFLPKLDPDLIIKLMARATVLMGVPTFYTRLLQNSALSRETTKHMRLFISGSAPLLAETHREWSARTGHAVLERYGMTETNMNTSNPYDGERVPGAVGFPLPGVSVRVTEPETGKELPREEIGMIEVKGPNVFKGYWRMPEKTKSEFRPDGFFITGDLGKIDDKGYVHILGRGKDLVISGGFNVYPKEIESEIDAMPGVIESAVIGVPHADFGEGVTAVLVCNKGADITEGAVLKALDGRLAKFKMPKRVFVVDELPRNTMGKVQKNVLRDTYKDIYAKK; translated from the coding sequence ATGAAGCACGCAGCCAACGCCAACCTGTTTTCCCGCCTGTTCGACGGCCTCGATACCCCTGCGCGTCTCGCGATCGAAACGCAGGACGGCGTCCATATCAGCTATGGCGAATTGATCGCGCGGGCCGGGCAAATGGCGAATGTGCTGGTCGCGCGCGGCGTGAGGCCCGGCGACCGCGTCGCGGTGCAGGTGGAAAAATCCGTCGCCAACATCGTGCTGTACCTCGCCACGGTGCGGGCCGGGGCGGTCTATCTGCCGCTCAACACCGCCTATACGCTGAACGAGCTCGATTACTTCATCGGCGATGCCGAGCCGTCGCTGGTGGTCTGTGATCCCGCCAAAGCCGAAGGCCTCGCCCCGATCGCAGCCAAGGTGAGGGCCAAGGTCGAGACGCTCGGAGCTGACGGCAAGGGTTCGCTGACCGACGCAGCCGAGACGGCCAGCAGCGAATTCACGACGGTCCCGCGGACGAACGACGATCTCGCCGCGATCCTCTACACGTCGGGCACCACCGGCCGCTCCAAGGGTGCGATGCTGACGCATGACAATCTCGCGTCGAACTCGCTCTCGCTGGTCGCCTACTGGCGTTTCACCGACAAGGACGTGCTGATCCACGCGCTGCCGATCTACCATACCCACGGCCTGTTCGTGGCGACCAACGTGACGCTGTTCTCGCGGGCATCGATGATCTTCCTGCCGAAGCTCGATCCTGATCTCATCATCAAGCTGATGGCGCGCGCGACCGTGCTGATGGGCGTGCCGACCTTCTATACCCGCCTGCTCCAGAATTCCGCGCTGTCGCGCGAAACCACGAAACATATGCGGCTGTTCATTTCGGGCTCGGCGCCGCTGCTGGCCGAGACCCATCGCGAATGGTCGGCGCGCACGGGCCATGCGGTGCTCGAGCGCTACGGCATGACCGAGACCAACATGAACACGTCGAACCCCTATGACGGCGAGCGCGTGCCTGGCGCGGTCGGCTTTCCCTTGCCCGGCGTCTCCGTGCGCGTGACCGAGCCTGAGACCGGCAAGGAACTGCCGCGCGAGGAGATCGGCATGATCGAGGTCAAGGGCCCGAACGTCTTCAAGGGCTATTGGCGCATGCCGGAGAAGACCAAGTCGGAATTCCGTCCCGACGGTTTCTTCATCACCGGCGACCTCGGCAAGATCGACGACAAGGGCTACGTCCACATTCTCGGCCGCGGCAAGGACCTCGTGATCTCCGGCGGCTTCAACGTCTATCCGAAGGAAATCGAGAGCGAGATCGACGCCATGCCCGGCGTGATCGAATCCGCCGTGATCGGCGTGCCCCATGCCGATTTCGGCGAGGGTGTCACGGCCGTGCTGGTTTGCAACAAGGGCGCCGATATCACCGAAGGCGCGGTGCTGAAGGCGCTCGACGGAAGGCTCGCCAAATTCAAGATGCCCAAGCGCGTCTTCGTCGTCGACGAACTACCGCGCAACACCATGGGCAAGGTGCAAAAGAACGTGCTGCGGGATACGTACAAGGATATTTACGCGAAGAAGTGA
- a CDS encoding SDR family oxidoreductase: MAKNGKRVAWVTGGGSGIGEAGAEALAADGWTVVVSGRRKDALETVVAKIAKAGGTAEALALDVAVAADTQKAADLIVAKHGRIDLLVNNAGINVPKRNWKDMELEGWDRLVQVNLNGVLYCMRAVLPTMRKQQDGSIINVSSWAGRHVSKMPGPAYTTTKHAVLALTHSFNMDECVNGLRACCLMPGEVATPILKLRPVVPSEEEQAKMLQSEDLGRTIAFIASMPPRVCINELLISPTHNRGFIQTPHNRD; the protein is encoded by the coding sequence ATGGCAAAAAACGGGAAACGCGTGGCCTGGGTCACGGGCGGCGGCAGCGGGATCGGTGAGGCCGGCGCCGAGGCGCTCGCGGCCGACGGCTGGACCGTCGTGGTCTCCGGCCGCCGCAAGGACGCCCTGGAGACCGTGGTCGCGAAGATCGCCAAGGCCGGCGGGACCGCCGAGGCGCTCGCGCTGGACGTGGCGGTCGCGGCTGACACCCAGAAGGCGGCCGATCTCATCGTCGCGAAGCACGGCCGGATCGACCTGCTCGTGAACAATGCCGGCATCAATGTCCCCAAGCGCAACTGGAAGGACATGGAACTGGAGGGCTGGGACCGGCTGGTCCAGGTCAATCTCAACGGCGTGCTCTATTGCATGCGCGCGGTGCTGCCGACGATGCGCAAGCAACAGGACGGCTCGATCATCAACGTCTCGTCCTGGGCCGGCCGCCACGTCTCGAAGATGCCGGGCCCAGCCTACACCACGACCAAGCATGCGGTGCTGGCGCTGACCCATTCCTTCAACATGGACGAATGCGTCAATGGCTTGCGCGCCTGCTGCCTGATGCCGGGCGAGGTGGCGACTCCGATCCTGAAGCTGCGCCCGGTGGTGCCGAGCGAGGAGGAGCAGGCGAAGATGCTGCAGTCGGAAGATCTCGGCCGCACCATCGCGTTCATCGCATCGATGCCACCGCGCGTCTGCATCAACGAGCTCCTGATCAGCCCGACGCATAATCGCGGGTTCATTCAGACGCCGCACAACAGGGATTGA